GTTATTATCTGATAACGTATTAATACTATTAAAATAGAAACTTAATTGATTTGAAATTGCACTGCAACCACTCGCATTTACAATTTGCACTTGATACATGCCTTTCTGAGTTGGGCTATAAGTTTGGGAAGTTGCTCCTGCAATCGGGCTACCATTAAAATACCACTGATAACTCGCTGCACTACTCGACATTAAAGAATTTATATTTTGAGAAATGATAGGTGTATCACCTCCAGTTATATAACATTTGCTGTATCTGAAAGCTTTAGCCACCGCACCTGATGTTGTGGTTGACCATAATAGGTTTCCTGAAGAATCGATCTCATATATATAACCCGCTTGTGCAATGCAAACTAACATATTTCCATTTGGCAACTGCTGACTACCACCCATATTTTTTGTATGGCCTTTGCAGGCATGCACTTTTGTATAAGATGTGGGTGTATATGCTTGTCCTTGTGTGATAGCATAAGTATAACCATTATACGGTGGTGAAACTTGAAACACTGCAGATTGCGTAGCAGATATACCTTCGTTACTAAAACCTACCAAATATCCTGCATTGGGACAACCTTTAGGAATCCAGTGTGCATCGTGAACTGCATTGATGGTAGCTGTTGCATTTGCTCCGTAAGCAGGAGGATTTCCCCAACGGTATAATAAATCTCCTCCTTTGCCTGATTTTCCACCACTATGTGTAGCAGCCTCGGCAGTTGTTGTACTATGATCTATTACATATATTTCGTTCAAAAAATGTGAACTAAAGCAGACCTGGCTCAGTTCCTCATTGTATGATATTCCATTCATGTGTATCCAATCCTGTGCTGTTTTATAATTGATATTTAACAACTCGGGATGGTTGACAATGGAACTATAGTAATTACTTTTTGTATTATCATAGTTTTGCACCAAATGATCCCAGGCATGCCATTCCCAAACTACATCGCCTGTGGTGGCACCTGTAGGTTTTATTTCCACAATTTTATCTGGCCACATCACTATATTTTTTGAAGAACCAGCTTGTGTTACCTCAGCCGCAGTTTTCGACTCGTAGGCAATTAATAGTACATTTCCATTGGGCATGGGACATATAT
The nucleotide sequence above comes from Bacteroidota bacterium. Encoded proteins:
- a CDS encoding aryl-sulfate sulfotransferase, which encodes MNKKSTLLLGIFLLFFSITRAQQWGDYTLYATQNGTTANLLDTNGNIYHTWTFPSTKKTGYSTYMLPGGSLMRTVARAGNSFSGGPICGEVQKVDWNGNVVWDFVYSTTTYCTHHDICPMPNGNVLLIAYESKTAAEVTQAGSSKNIVMWPDKIVEIKPTGATTGDVVWEWHAWDHLVQNYDNTKSNYYSSIVNHPELLNINYKTAQDWIHMNGISYNEELSQVCFSSHFLNEIYVIDHSTTTAEAATHSGGKSGKGGDLLYRWGNPPAYGANATATINAVHDAHWIPKGCPNAGYLVGFSNEGISATQSAVFQVSPPYNGYTYAITQGQAYTPTSYTKVHACKGHTKNMGGSQQLPNGNMLVCIAQAGYIYEIDSSGNLLWSTTTSGAVAKAFRYSKCYITGGDTPIISQNINSLMSSSAASYQWYFNGSPIAGATSQTYSPTQKGMYQVQIVNASGCSAISNQLSFYFNSINTLSDNNNLNIYPNPTDGIVNIEGSIAKEQFEIYIRDITGRLISKTKNTNILDLSTFNKGIYILTITSNNNISINKKLILEK